Proteins encoded in a region of the Elaeis guineensis isolate ETL-2024a chromosome 7, EG11, whole genome shotgun sequence genome:
- the LOC105049073 gene encoding F-box/kelch-repeat protein At5g60570, protein MMFLSCLSEKSQREKEMQDCQSATMVDSPGYALSQLVRSFDQECGSFQKYILTYLLLTKEGNLLREVGRNLYEEELYMPGLEHTELKKKRPAAKSQPGSDYSDQRSSDCLLPGLHDDIALDCLAWTSRSDHPSLACVNKRFNLLINSGYIYKLRRQLGIVEHWVYLACSLMPWEAFDPFRQRWMRLPTMPCDECFWYADKESLAVGTQLLVFGRELTGFAIWMYSLVRRDWSRCPLMNLPRCLFGSGSSGEIAIVAGGSDRNGHVLKCAELYNSEFGSWETLPDMNLQRRLCSGFFMDDKFYVIGGMSSHTDSLTCGEEYNLRTRTWRRIRNMYPGGNRATQSPPLVAVVNNQLYAVDQSTNEVKKYDKANNTWNVVRPLPVRADSSNGWGLAFKACGDKLLVIGGHRGPQGEVIVLHSWCPEDGNTGGAEWDILSVKERAGAFVYNCAIMGC, encoded by the coding sequence ATGATGTTTCTAAGCTGTTTAAGTGAAAAGTCACAGAGAGAAAAAGAAATGCAAGATTGCCAGTCAGCAACCATGGTTGATTCTCCGGGATATGCACTTTCACAACTTGTCAGATCCTTTGATCAGGAGTGTGGTTCTTTTCAGAAGTATATTTTGACTTACCTGCTGTTGACTAAAGAAGGAAACTTATTGAGAGAGGTCGGAAGAAATTTATATGAGGAAGAGTTGTACATGCCTGGTCTTGAACatacagaactgaagaagaagagaCCTGCTGCGAAGTCACAGCCTGGAAGTGATTACAGTGATCAGAGGTCAAGTGACTGTCTCCTTCCGGGGCTTCATGATGATATTGCATTAGATTGTCTGGCCTGGACAAGTAGGTCTGACCACCCATCACTTGCGTGTGtgaataaaagatttaatttgtTGATCAATAGTGGATATATTTACAAATTAAGGAGACAACTTGGTATTGTTGAGCACTGGGTGTACTTAGCATGTAGTTTGATGCCTTGGGAAGCATTTGACCCATTTAGGCAGAGATGGATGAGGTTACCAACAATGCCATGTGATGAGTGTTTTTGGTATGCCGACAAGGAGTCTCTTGCTGTAGGGACACAGCTTCTTGTCTTTGGTCGAGAATTAACAGGTTTCGCTATTTGGATGTATAGCTTAGTGAGACGTGATTGGTCTAGATGCCCACTGATGAACCTACCTCGTTGTCTGTTTGGATCTGGCAGCTCTGGAGAAATTGCTATCGTTGCTGGTGGAAGTGACAGGAATGGCCATGTATTAAAATGTGCCGAGTTGTACAATTCAGAGTTTGGCAGTTGGGAAACTTTACCAGATATGAATTTGCAGAGGAGATTATGTTCTGGATTTTTTATGGACGATAAGTTTTATGTCATAGGAGGCATGTCAAGCCATACGGATTCTTTAACTTGTGGTGAGGAGTATAACCTTCGAACACGGACGTGGAGGAGAATCAGAAATATGTACCCTGGAGGTAACAGGGCCACTCAATCTCCCCCTCTGGTTGCAGTTGTAAATAATCAGCTCTATGCGGTTGATCAATCAACAAATGAAGTTAAGAAGTATGATAAGGCAAATAACACATGGAATGTTGTAAGGCCACTGCCTGTTAGAGCTGACTCTTCTAATGGTTGGGGCCTTGCATTCAAGGCCTGTGGTGACAAGTTATTGGTGATTGGTGGTCATAGAGGGCCTCAAGGTGAGGTCATAGTCCTGCACTCCTGGTGTCCTGAGGATGGAAATACTGGCGGAGCAGAGTGGGACATTCTTTCTGTCAAGGAACGGGCCGGTGCTTTTGTTTACAATTGTGCAATAATGGGCTGTTGA